One region of Wyeomyia smithii strain HCP4-BCI-WySm-NY-G18 chromosome 3, ASM2978416v1, whole genome shotgun sequence genomic DNA includes:
- the LOC129729859 gene encoding protein SET isoform X1 has translation MASIAKKVKKSDDALEDESEALEAIDSCQNEIDALNERASEEILKVEQTFNLLRKPHFQRRNEIIKRIPSFWVTAIVNHPQISGILEEEEEECLQFMEKLEVEEFEDIKSGYRIHFYFDENPYFENKMLTKEFNLGSSGGKETPVSTSTAIKWKPDRDLTKMLPKKALANRRKRGLEYRTFFDWFTDNNDPINDDIAELIKDDLWPNPLQYYLVPDIEVEPEAEDDGGEEDFGDEGEEEEDELDEEEEEA, from the exons ATGGCTTCGATTGCCAAAAAGGTGAAAAAATCGGATGACGCGTTAGAGGACGAATCGGAAGCGTTGGAGGCGATCGACAGCTGTCAAAACGAAATCGATGCGCttaatgaacgggctagtgagGAAATCCTCAAGGTAGAGCAAACATTCAATCTATTACGAAAGCCGCACTTCCAAAGGCGAAATGAAATCATCAAACGCATTCCAAGTTTCTGGGTAACGGCCATTGTTAACCATCCGCAAATATCTGGAATCCTCGAAGAGGAGGAAGAAGAATGTCTTCAGTTTATGGAGAAGCTGGAAGTTGAGGAGTTTGAGGATATCAAGAGTGGCTATCGCATTCATTTCTACTTTGATGAGAATCCATACTTCGAGAATAAAATGCTGACTAAAGAATTTAATCTCGGATCGAGCGGGGGTAAAG AAACACCCGTCTCAACTAGCACGGCGATCAAATGGAAACCTGATCGTGATCTGACAAAGATGTTGCCGAAAAAAGCATTGGCCAATCGGAGAAAACGCGGACTCGAATATCGAACTTTCTTCGACTGGTTCACGGACAATAATGATCCGATTAATGACGATATAGCGGAGCTGATCAAGGATGATTTGTGGCCAAATCCGCTGCAATACTATTTGGTACCGGACATTGAGGTCGAACCGGAAGCTGAAGATGATGGCGGGGAGGAAGACTTCGGTGACGAAGGCGAAGAAGAAGAGGACGAACTTGACGAGGAAGAGGAGGAAGCCTAA
- the LOC129729860 gene encoding ATP synthase subunit O, mitochondrial, which translates to MAASGKLSVLARQLSTSSVTAQLVKPPIQVFGLEGRYACALYSAASKNKVLDAVEKDLKGLQKQMRSDPKIRDLLIDPTTKRNVKAAALKEVSTRVKFNAATGNLLAVLAENGRLGRLDGIINAFSLIMAAERGEVVCEVITAKPLDDSQRKQLESALKSFLKQNQTIQLTAKVDTALIGGMIVSIGDKYVDMSVASKIKKYTDIITAPV; encoded by the exons ATGGCTGCATCGGGAAAACTATCGGTTCTG GCCCGTCAACTGAGCACTAGCTCGGTCACCGCGCAACTGGTCAAACCCCCGATCCAAGTTTTCGGTCTGGAGGGTCGCTACGCTTGTGCCCTCTACTCGGCTGCTTCTAAAAACAAAGTTCTAGATGCCGTCGAAAAGGACCTCAAGGGTCTGCAAAAGCAAATGCGTTCCGATCCCAAGATTCGTGATTTGTTGATCGATCCAACCACAAAGCGAAACGTCAAGGCGGCTGCTCTAAAGGAAGTTTCCACCCGGGTTAAGTTCAACGCTGCCACCGGCAATTTGCTCGCGGTGCTGGCTGAAAATGGGCGCCTCGGTCGGTTGGATGGCATCATAAATGCCTTCTCGCTCATTATGGCCGCCGAACGAGGAGAGGTTGTATGCGAAGTCATAACCGCGAAGCCACTGGACGATTCTCAGCGCAAGCAGTTGGAGAGTGCTTTGAAG TCCTTCTTGAAACAGAATCAGACCATCCAGCTGACTGCCAAGGTTGACACAGCACTGATCGGAGGAATGATTGTCTCTATCGGCGATAAATACGTAGATATGAGCGTTGccagtaaaataaagaaatacACCGATATCATTACTGCTCCAGTCTAA
- the LOC129729859 gene encoding protein SET isoform X2 produces the protein MASIAKKVKKSDDALEDESEALEAIDSCQNEIDALNERASEEILKVEQTFNLLRKPHFQRRNEIIKRIPSFWVTAIVNHPQISGILEEEEEECLQFMEKLEVEEFEDIKSGYRIHFYFDENPYFENKMLTKEFNLGSSGETPVSTSTAIKWKPDRDLTKMLPKKALANRRKRGLEYRTFFDWFTDNNDPINDDIAELIKDDLWPNPLQYYLVPDIEVEPEAEDDGGEEDFGDEGEEEEDELDEEEEEA, from the exons ATGGCTTCGATTGCCAAAAAGGTGAAAAAATCGGATGACGCGTTAGAGGACGAATCGGAAGCGTTGGAGGCGATCGACAGCTGTCAAAACGAAATCGATGCGCttaatgaacgggctagtgagGAAATCCTCAAGGTAGAGCAAACATTCAATCTATTACGAAAGCCGCACTTCCAAAGGCGAAATGAAATCATCAAACGCATTCCAAGTTTCTGGGTAACGGCCATTGTTAACCATCCGCAAATATCTGGAATCCTCGAAGAGGAGGAAGAAGAATGTCTTCAGTTTATGGAGAAGCTGGAAGTTGAGGAGTTTGAGGATATCAAGAGTGGCTATCGCATTCATTTCTACTTTGATGAGAATCCATACTTCGAGAATAAAATGCTGACTAAAGAATTTAATCTCGGATCGAGCGGGG AAACACCCGTCTCAACTAGCACGGCGATCAAATGGAAACCTGATCGTGATCTGACAAAGATGTTGCCGAAAAAAGCATTGGCCAATCGGAGAAAACGCGGACTCGAATATCGAACTTTCTTCGACTGGTTCACGGACAATAATGATCCGATTAATGACGATATAGCGGAGCTGATCAAGGATGATTTGTGGCCAAATCCGCTGCAATACTATTTGGTACCGGACATTGAGGTCGAACCGGAAGCTGAAGATGATGGCGGGGAGGAAGACTTCGGTGACGAAGGCGAAGAAGAAGAGGACGAACTTGACGAGGAAGAGGAGGAAGCCTAA
- the LOC129729858 gene encoding uncharacterized protein LOC129729858: MNRAKRICAYRDCDVDSHSNPHRTLFAFPKDEKRANKWREAGEVDPIDNVQQFMCDKHFSRIYMCFSARRKMLLNTAVPRRYGIEDNDEVEPEQVQSSSADAEEVTIEEHLDESLIGDADDDGEGTLTEIIYMDDYKEEQELEQDTPKRKTRKSPGTKPVNITKIEALPISGTSTVVSSSTSTGPAANGTLKNLTPPTGTVLRKVKLKKRPTVVPYNACAESISPKKMKMDQIGDGAQETVEATVSSTPEKKFSFVKLTPPKVQTSASSSKTASPKTKPVEQHKQSTSSNKKNAKSIDEKNEAIYEFIFKGEEYIQMPKALYQEELGAMKIRLGESQTEISVLQKKLDYYRNMVKDLKDFLDALQEENVE; encoded by the exons ATGAATCGCGCTAAAAGGATCTGCGCATACCGAGACTGCGACGTTGATAGCCATAGTAATCCGCACCGAACACTATTTGCGTTTCCCAAAGATGAAAAGCGGGCAAACAAGTGGCGTGAAGCCGGAGAAGTTGACCCCATTGACAATGTCCAGCAGTTCATGTGTGATAAACATTTTTCTCGTATCTATATGTGCTTCAGTGCACGCCGGAAGATGTTATTGAATACAGCAGTCCCCAGACGTTACGGTATCGAAGACAACGACGAGGTGGAACCAGAACAAGTGCAAAGCTCATCGGCTGACGCCGAAGAAGTAACAATCGAGGAACATTTAGATGAAA GCTTGATCGGGGACGCCGATGACGATGGTGAAGGCACTCTCACTGAAATTATTTACATGGATGACTACAAGGAGGAACAAGAACTTGAGCAAGATACGCCTAAGCGTAAAACTCGTAAATCACCAGGAACGAAACCAGTAAATATTACCAAAATAGAAGCACTTCCAATTTCCGGAACGTCCACTGTTGTTTCTTCATCTACTTCTACTGGCCCTGCGGCTAATGGTACCCTCAAAAATCTAACACCTCCCACGGGTACTGTTCTTCGCAAAGTGAAACTCAAGAAGCGGCCAACAGTGGTTCCTTACAATGCCTGTGCTGAATCCATTTCtcctaaaaaaatgaaaatggatCAAATCGGAGATGGAGCACAAGAAACAGTTGAAGCAACTGTAAGTTCGACACCGGAGAAAAAATTCTCTTTCGTGAAACTAACACCGCCGAAGGTACAGACTTCGGCTTCAAGTTCTAAAACTGCCAGTCCCAAAACCAAGCCAGTCGAGCAACATAAGCAATCAACAAGCAGCAACAAAAAGAACGCCAAATCGATTGACGAGAAGAACGAGGCGATATACGAATTCATCTTCAAGGGCGAGGAATACATTCAAATGCCCAAAGCACTGTACCAAGAAGAACTGGGTGCTATGAAAATTCGTTTGGGTGAATCTCAGACAGAAATTTCTGTTCTACAGAAAAAGCTAGATTATTATCGTAACATGGTTAAAGACTTGAAGGATTTTTTGGACGCTTTACAAGAGGAAAATGTAGAGTAA
- the LOC129729525 gene encoding U5 small nuclear ribonucleoprotein 200 kDa helicase translates to MADAAARQLQYEYKANSNLVLQADVRLIERPRRDEATGEVLSLVGKLEGTRMGDRAQRTKPEKTEERKAKRQKRDEAQYDFNSMKGATLLSEGIDEMVGIVYRPKTQETRQTYEVLLSFIQEAIGDQPRDILCGAADEILAVLKNDKMKDRERKREIDGLLGNVTDERFALLVNLGKKITDFGVDAASAMGVTAEEQIDDTYGINVQFEESEEESDEDKYGEIRDDDVQDEGEEARDDGMLHAENLGGNEEGKKEKALDPRDIDAHWLQRCLRKYYNDSMLSQAKAGEVLSVLKDAGDDRECENQLVLLLGYDCFDFIKLLKKNRQMILYCTMLASSQSESERVKIREKMKGDAYLAKILRQLDTGKQEVEDYESEKSKMQRRRKEQDDDNMEGIGGQIPGNRNLLELDELAFTQGSHLMANKRCQLPDGSFRKQRKGYEEVHVPALKPKPFEDNEELLTIEKLPKYVQPVFAGFKTLNRIQSRLYKTALESDENLLLCAPTGAGKTNVALLTMMREIGKHINDDGTINVDEFKIIYIAPMRSLVQEMVGNFGKRLATYNLTVSELTGDHQLSREQIAATQVIVCTPEKWDIITRKGGEKTYTQLVRLVIIDEIHLLHDERGPVLESLVARTIRNIETTQEDVRLIGLSATLPNYQDVATFLRVRPETGLFYFDNSYRPVALEQQYIGVTEKKALKRFQVMNDIVYEKVMEHAGKNQVLVFVHSRKETGKTARAIRDMCLEKDTLGNFLREGSASMEVLRSEAEQVKNAELKDLLPYGFAIHHAGMTRVDRTLVEDLFADRHIQVLVSTATLAWGVNLPAHTVIIKGTQVYNPEKGRWVELGALDVLQMLGRAGRPQYDTKGEGILITNHSELQFYLSLLNQQLPIESQLISKMPDMLNAEIVLGTIQNVKDAVTWLGYTYLYIRMLRQPTLYGVSYDAIKDDPLLEQFRADLVHTAALHLEKSGLIKYDRKSGHFQVTEIGRIASHYYCTHETMLTYNQLLKPTLSEIELFRVFSLSGEFRNITVREEEKLELQKLMERVPIPIKESMEEASAKVNVLLQAYISQLKLEGFALMADMVYVTQSASRLLRAIFEIVLHREWAQLADKCLTLCKMIDRRMWQSMSPLRQFRKMPEEIVKKIEKKNFPWERLYDLEANEIGELIRVPKLGKTIYKYVHQFPKLELSTHIQPITRSTLRVELTITPDFQWDDKIHGQSEAFWILVEDVDSEVILHHEYFLLKAKYCQDDHLVKFFVPVFEPLPPQYFLRIVSDRWIGSETQLPVSFRHLILPEKNLPPTELLDLQALPISAFREPRFEQLYRFPQFNPIQTQVFNAVYNSEDNVFVGAPTGSGKTTIAEFAVLRMLKQNPHGRVVYLVSKDSLAELIFMDWHHKFGQNLENDDMGCKVVKLTGETGTDLKLIAKGQIIVTTADKWDILSRRWKQRKNVQNIQLFIVDELQLIGGEDGPVLEVVCSRMRYISSQIEKQIRIIALSASLSDARDVAQWLGCNANATFNFHPSVRPIPLELHVQGFNITHNASRIAAMSKPVYNAITKFSPHKPAIVFVSSRKLARLTAIDILTYCAAEAQPNRFFHAEEEDIKPFLDRMTDKTLKETLSQGVAYIHEGLTASDHRIVEQLFDSGAVQVAVVTRDLCWGLNITAYLVIIMDTQFYNGKSHSYDDYPITDVMQMVGRANRPLEDDDAKCVLMCQSSKKDFFKKFLNESLPVESHLDHRLHDHFNAEIVTKTIENKQDAVDYLTWTFLYRRLTQNPNYYNLQGVTHRHLSDHLSELVETTLSDLEQSKCISVEDEMDTLPLNLGMIAAYYYINYTTIELFSLSLNSKTKIRGLLEIISSAAEYEDVVVRHHEDNILKSLAGRLPNKLTGPNGTAPKYNDPHIKTNLLLQAHLSRLQLGAELQGDTEQILGKAIRLIQACVDVLSSNGWLSPAVAAMELAQMVTQAMWSKDSYLKQLPHFGADIIKRCQDKKIETVFDIMELDDDDRIRLLQLNDQQMSDVARFCNRYPNIEMTFEVVEKDRIHSGSSVNVVVNLEREDDVTGPVIAPFFPQKREEGWWVVIGDPKTNSLLSIKRLTLQQKAKVKLDFVAPSPGHHEYTLYYMSDSYLGCDQEYEFSINVGDFQSESESESD, encoded by the exons ATGGCTGATGCCGCAGCACGTCAGCTGCAATACGAGTATAAGGCG AACTCAAATCTTGTCTTGCAAGCTGATGTTCGTCTAATCGAGCGTCCTCGCCGAGATGAAGCGACGGGTGAAGTACTGTCGTTAGTTGGAAAGCTGGAGGGTACCCGAATGGGAGACAGGGCACAGCGAACCAAACCGGAAAAGACTGAAGAGCGGAAGGCGAA ACGCCAGAAGCGTGATGAAGCTCAGTACGATTTCAACAGTATGAAGGGAGCGACCCTGCTGTCGGAGGGAATCGATGAAATGGTTGGAATCGTTTACCGCCCCAAGACACAGGAGACCCGCCAAACATATGAGGTTCTGCTGAGCTTTATTCAAGAAGCGATCGGCGATCAGCCACGGGATATTCTATGTGGAGCCGCGGACGAGATATTGGCAGTCTTGAAAAACGATAAGATGAAAGATCGCGAACGGAAACGCGAGATCGATGGTCTGCTGGGTAATGTAACCGATGAGAGGTTTGCTTTGCTGGTTAATCTGGGAAAGAAAATTACCGATTTTGGAGTGGACGCAGCTAGTGCGATGGGGGTTACAGCAGAAGAGCAAATCGATGACACATACGGCATCAATGTGCAGTTTGAGGAATCGGAAGAGGAAAGTGACGAGGATAAGTACGGTGAAATCCGTGACGATGACGTACAAGATGAAGGCGAGGAAGCCAGAGACGATGGAATGTTGCACGCGGAAAAC CTCGGTGGCAACGAGGAGGGCAAGAAAGAAAAGGCACTGGACCCACGCGATATCGACGCTCATTGGTTGCAGCGTTGTCTCCGGAAGTATTATAACGATTCCATGCTATCGCAAGCAAAAGCCGGTGAGGTCTTAAGCGTTCTAAAGGACGCCGGTGACGATCGGGAGTGCGAAAACCAGCTGGTTTTGTTGCTGGGCTACGATTGTTTCGACTTCATCAAACTGCTGAAGAAAAACCGACAAATGATTCTGTACTGCACAATGTTGGCATCGTCGCAGAGCGAAAGCGAACGCGTCAAGATACGCGAGAAGATGAAGGGAGACGCATATTTGGCGAAGATTTTGCGCCAGCTCGATACCGGCAAACAGGAGGTGGAGGATTATGAAAGTGAGAAATCAAAAATGCAACGCCGTAGGAAGGAACAGGACGATGATAATATGGAGGGTATTGGAGGGCAGATTCCTGGAAATAGAAATTTGTTGGAGTTGGATGAGCTGGCATTTACCCAGGGATCACACCTTATGGCGAACAAACGCTGTCAGCTGCCGGATGGTAGCTTCAGAAAACAGCGGAAGGGTTATGAAGAAGTTCACGTACCGGCACTGAAGCCCAAACCGTTTGAAGATAACGAAGAGCTGCTAACGATTGAAAAGTTGCCGAAATACGTGCAGCCCGTTTTTGCTGGTTTCAAAACGTTGAATCGCATTCAGAGTCGTTTGTATAAGACAGCTTTGGAAAGCGATGAAAATCTACTACTGTGTGCTCCCACGGGAGCAGGTAAAACTAACGTAGCTCTGCTGACGATGATGCGAGAAATAGGCAAACATATTAACGACGACGGCACAATCAATGTGGATGAGTTCAAGATTATCTACATTGCTCCGATGCGTTCGCTGGTACAGGAAATGGTCGGTAATTTTGGCAAGCGTTTGGCAACATACAACCTAACGGTTTCGGAATTGACTGGGGATCATCAGCTTAGCCGAGAACAAATAGCCGCTACACAGGTTATCGTTTGTACGCCGGAAAAATGGGACATTATAACTAGGAAGGGCGGTGAGAAAACATACACACAGTTGGTTCGATTGGTGATTATTGATGAAATTCATCTGCTGCATGACGAGCGAGGTCCGGTTTTAGAATCGTTGGTAGCCAGGACTATTCGAAACATTGAAACCACACAGGAGGATGTTCGTTTAATTGGACTGTCGGCTACTTTACCGAATTACCAGGACGTGGCGACCTTCTTGCGTGTTCGGCCAGAAACAGGACTTTTCTATTTCGACAACAGTTATCGTCCGGTTGCATTAGAGCAGCAGTACATTGGTGTCACGGAGAAGAAAGCTCTTAAGCGTTTCCAGGTGATGAACGATATTGTTTACGAAAAAGTGATGGAGCATGCTGGAAAAAATCAAGTGTTGGTGTTTGTCCATTCCCGAAAAGAAACTGGTAAAACAGCGCGTGCCATTAGAGACATGTGTTTGGAGAAGGATACTCTGGGAAACTTTCTGCGTGAGGGGTCTGCTAGTATGGAAGTTTTACGCTCTGAAGCCGAGCAGGTGAAAAACGCAGAATTGAAAGATCTTCTTCCATATGGGTTCGCAATTCATCACGCTGGTATGACTCGCGTCGACAGAACACTGGTAGAAGATTTGTTCGCCGATCGTCACATTCAAGTGCTGGTTTCAACTGCTACCCTAGCGTGGGGTGTCAACTTACCTGCTCACACGGTAATAATCAAAGGTACCCAGGTTTACAATCCAGAGAAAGGTCGCTGGGTGGAGCTCGGAGCCTTAGACGTTCTTCAAATGTTAGGTCGAGCAGGTCGACCACAGTACGACACTAAGGGAGAAGGAATTCTTATCACCAACCACAGTgaactgcaattttatctatCGCTACTCAACCAACAGCTACCGATCGAATCGCAGCTGATCTCCAAGATGCCAGACATGCTGAATGCAGAAATTGTTCTTGGAACCATACAAAACGTTAAAGATGCTGTCACCTGGCTAGGTTACACCTATCTCTACATTCGAATGCTTCGACAGCCAACTCTTTATGGCGTTTCATACGATGCAATCAAGGACGATCCTCTGCTGGAGCAATTCCGAGCGGATTTAGTACACACTGCTGCGCTGCATCTGGAGAAAAGCGGTTTGATCAAATATGATCGCAAGAGCGGACATTTCCAGGTAACCGAAATTGGAAGAATCGCTTCCCACTATTACTGCACCCACGAAACCATGTTGACCTATAATCAGCTGCTAAAACCGACTCTCAGTGAGATCGAATTATTCCGCGTGTTTTCACTTTCGGGAGAGTTTCGTAACATTACGGTTCGTGAGGAGGAAAAGCTTGAACTGCAAAAGCTGATGGAACGTGTGCCCATTCCAATCAAGGAAAGCATGGAGGAAGCTAGTGCTAAGGTTAATGTGCTACTGCAAGCCTACATCTCACAGTTGAAACTTGAAGGATTCGCTTTGATGGCCGATATGGTTTACGTGACACAATCTGCGTCTCGATTGTTACGAGCAATTTTCGAAATCGTGCTCCATAGGGAATGGGCCCAGCTGGCAGATAAATGTTTGACTTTATGTAAGATGATCGATCGTCGTATGTGGCAGAGTATGTCCCCGCTGCGGCAGTTTCGAAAAATGCCTGAGGAAATTGTCAAGAAGATCGAAAAGAAAAACTTTCCCTGGGAAAGACTGTATGATCTGGAGGCAAACGAAATCGGCGAACTGATCCGTGTTCCAAAGCTGGGAAAAACTATTTACAAATATGTCCATCAGTTCCCGAAGTTGGAACTTTCGACGCATATTCAACCGATCACCCGCTCTACGCTGAGAGTAGAGTTGACAATCACTCCGGATTTTCAGTGGGATGACAAGATTCATGGTCAATCGGAAGCTTTCTGGATTCTGGTGGAAGATGTAGACTCCGAGGTTATTCTTCATCATGAATATTTTCTCCTAAAGGCAAAGTACTGCCAGGATGATCATCTGGTGAAATTTTTCGTGCCGGTCTTCGAGCCGTTGCCCCCTCAATACTTCCTGAGAATCGTCTCTGACCGCTGGATCGGATCGGAAACTCAGCTACCAGTTTCCTTCCGTCATCTAATTTTACCGGAAAAAAATCTACCCCCAACGGAATTGCTCGATTTGCAAGCACTACCAATCAGTGCATTCCGGGAGCCCAGATTTGAGCAGTTGTACCGATTTCCGCAATTCAATCCCATTCAGACTCAAGTTTTCAATGCAGTCTACAACAGCGAGGATAACGTCTTCGTAGGAGCTCCCACAGGATCGGGTAAAACAACCATAGCGGAGTTTGCGGTGTTACGCATGTTAAAGCAGAATCCCCACGGACGCGTCGTTTACTTGGTATCGAAGGACTCGCTTGCCGAGCTAATCTTCATGGACTGGCATCACAAGTTTGGGCAGAATTTGGAAAACGACGACATGGGCTGTAAGGTAGTGAAGTTAACCGGTGAAACCGGAACAGATTTAAAGTTGATCGCAAAAGGTCAGATTATTGTGACGACAGCGGACAAGTGGGACATTCTGTCGCGTCGCTGGAAACAAAGGAAGAACGTTCAGAACATCCAGTTGTTTATTGTGGATGAACTTCAGCTGATTGGCGGTGAAGACGGACCCGTATTGGAGGTTGTTTGCTCACGTATGCGTTACATTTCCTCGCAGATCGAGAAACAAATCCGGATTATTGCTCTGTCGGCATCGTTGTCGGATGCACGAGATGTGGCTCAGTGGTTGGGATGTAACGCCAATGCGACCTTCAATTTCCATCCGAGTGTTCGTCCCATTCCACTTGAATTGCACGTGCAGGGTTTCAACATAACTCATAATGCTTCGAGGATTGCCGCAATGTCGAAACCGGTATATAATGCTATTACTAAGTTCAGTCCTCACAAACCGGCGATCGTGTTTGTATCTTCGCGTAAACTTGCCCGTTTGACTGCGATCGATATTTTGACATATTGCGCAGCTGAAGCTCAACCTAATCGTTTCTTTCACGCCGAAGAAGAAGACATCAAACCATTCTTGGATCGAATGACCGATAAAACTTTGAAGGAAACACTTTCCCAGGGGGTTGCTTACATTCACGAGGGGTTGACCGCATCCGATCATCGCATCGTTGAGCAGCTGTTTGACTCTGGAGCTGTTCAGGTTGCTGTCGTTACGCGGGATCTTTGCTGGGGTCTTAATATCACCGCCTATCTCGTGATTATAATGGATACGCAGTTTTACAATGGCAAAAGTCATTCCTACGATGACTATCCGATCACAGACGTCATGCAAATGGTGGGAAGGGCCAATCGTCCACTGGAAGATGACGATGCCAAGTGCGTTCTGATGTGCCAGAGTTCGAAAAAAGATTTCTTCAAGAAGTTCTTAAACGAAAGCTTACCCGTGGAGAGCCATTTGGACCACCGTTTACACGATCACTTCAATGCCGAGATCGTAACTAAAACGATTGAGAATAAACAGGACGCAGTTGATTATCTTACCTGGACATTCCTCTACCGACGTTTGACTCAAAATCCGAACTATTACAATCTTCAGGGAGTCACCCATCGGCATCTGTCCGATCATTTGTCGGAGCTGGTCGAAACAACCCTTTCCGATCTGGAGCAGTCCAAGTGTATTAGCGTCGAAGACGAAATGGACACGCTGCCATTGAATCTAGGCATGATTGCCGCCTATTACTACATCAACTATACCACGATCGAGTTGTTCAGTTTATCGTTGAATAGCAAAACTAAAATCCGAGGACTGCTAGAAATCATTTCATCGGCGGCAGAGTACGAAGATGTGGTCGTGCGCCACCATGAGGATAACATCCTGAAGAGCTTGGCCGGTCGGCTACCGAATAAATTGACTGGTCCTAATGGAACTGCACCAAA GTATAATGATCCGCACATCAAGACGAACCTGCTTCTCCAGGCCCACCTGTCACGACTTCAACTCGGAGCGGAACTGCAAGGTGATACGGAGCAAATTTTGGGCAAAGCAATCCGTCTCATTCAGGCTTGTGTTGACGTGCTCAGCTCGAACGGTTGGTTGTCGCCGGCGGTTGCCGCTATGGAGCTTGCCCAGATGGTCACCCAAGCTATGTGGAGCAAGGACTCGTATCTAAAACAGTTGCCGCACTTCGGTGCGGATATTATCAAACGCTGTCAGGATAAGAAAATCGAAACCGTGTTCGATATTATGGAGCTGGATGACGACGACCGGATTCGTTTGCTGCAGTTGAACGATCAGCAAATGTCCGACGTTGCCCGATTCTGTAATCGTTATCCAAACATCGAGATGACCTTCGAGGTGGTGGAGAAGGACCGCATACACTCGGGTTCCTCCGTGAACGTGGTCGTCAATCTGGAGCGCGAGGATGATGTTACTGGACCAGTTATTGCTCCGTTCTTCCCGCAG AAACGAGAGGAAGGTTGGTGGGTGGTTATCGGTGACCCGAAAACCAACTCGTTGCTGTCTATCAAACGATTGACTTTACAACAGAAGGCCAAGGTTAAACTGGACTTTGTCGCACCCAGCCCGGGCCATCACGAGTACACCTTGTACTACATGAGTGACTCGTACCTGGGATGCGATCAGGAGTACGAATTCAGCATCAATGTGGGTGACTTCCAGTCGGAGAGCGAAAGCGAATCCGACTAG